In one window of Paraflavitalea soli DNA:
- a CDS encoding FadR/GntR family transcriptional regulator: MKMDQELFKLKPIASLTMADQVETQLRDYIIKRSIRPGDAIPKEMEIAEALGVSRNVVREALSRLRMLGMIESRKKRGMILTQPDVMKGLERILHPNMLDMNVRKELFELRIVLEIGLGDLLFRRKTPEHLQQLDAIVERERRASTAIERVRCEVDFHSTLYEMAGNETLKRFQTILMPVFEYVVEYESKLEHTSVGSVTHADLVKILHGNKPEEFPNAMRQHLLPHLEHL, translated from the coding sequence ATGAAGATGGATCAGGAACTATTTAAACTGAAGCCTATAGCCTCCCTCACCATGGCCGACCAGGTGGAAACCCAATTGCGTGATTATATCATCAAGCGGTCGATCCGGCCGGGCGATGCCATCCCCAAGGAAATGGAGATCGCCGAAGCGCTGGGTGTAAGCCGCAATGTGGTACGGGAGGCCCTGAGCCGGCTGCGTATGCTGGGCATGATCGAGTCCAGGAAAAAGCGCGGTATGATCCTCACCCAGCCCGATGTGATGAAGGGACTGGAACGCATATTGCACCCTAACATGCTGGATATGAACGTGCGCAAAGAGCTGTTCGAACTTCGCATCGTGCTGGAAATAGGCCTGGGCGACCTCCTCTTCCGTCGCAAGACCCCCGAACACCTGCAGCAGCTCGACGCTATCGTGGAACGAGAGCGCCGTGCGAGCACCGCTATTGAGCGCGTTCGCTGCGAGGTGGACTTCCACTCCACCCTCTACGAAATGGCCGGGAATGAGACGCTAAAGCGTTTTCAGACGATCCTGATGCCGGTATTCGAATACGTGGTCGAATACGAATCCAAACTGGAACATACTTCCGTGGGCTCCGTCACCCATGCCGACCTCGTGAAGATCCTCCACGGCAATAAACCCGAAGAATTTCCTAATGCCATGCGCCAGCACCTGCTGCCCCACCTGGAGCACCTGTAG
- a CDS encoding type 1 glutamine amidotransferase domain-containing protein, which produces MTKPIKVLFVTTSHDTVGATTEKTGLWLDELATPYFIFKDAGSYISIASPRGGAVPVDPKSESVMSVTRSSKRFRNDTEAMNHLSRSMLLLDVKEENYDLLFITGGHGAMWDLAANPLLKQLVEHFNTKNKPVGAVCHGVVALLTVTEGKDNLWIKGKAITGFSNREEESAGMTQLLPFLLETKLQSLGATYTSGTDHTKHVVSAGNVITGQNPASAEEVAKMTLNMIRPTYNVVRK; this is translated from the coding sequence ATGACTAAGCCAATCAAAGTTCTATTTGTAACCACCTCGCATGATACAGTAGGTGCTACCACCGAAAAAACAGGCTTGTGGCTCGATGAACTGGCTACCCCTTATTTTATTTTTAAAGATGCTGGTTCCTATATTTCCATTGCTTCACCCAGGGGTGGGGCGGTACCGGTCGACCCCAAAAGCGAGTCGGTCATGAGTGTAACCCGCAGTTCAAAACGCTTCAGGAATGATACCGAAGCCATGAACCATTTATCACGCTCTATGCTCCTCCTGGATGTAAAAGAGGAAAATTACGATCTGTTGTTCATCACAGGTGGCCACGGCGCTATGTGGGACCTTGCTGCCAATCCATTACTGAAACAATTGGTGGAACATTTCAACACAAAAAATAAACCTGTAGGGGCGGTATGTCATGGTGTGGTGGCCCTGTTAACGGTCACCGAAGGAAAAGATAATCTCTGGATAAAAGGTAAGGCCATTACCGGTTTCAGCAACAGGGAGGAAGAATCAGCAGGTATGACGCAGTTGTTGCCTTTTTTACTGGAAACAAAACTACAGTCCCTTGGGGCCACTTATACCAGCGGTACCGATCACACAAAACATGTGGTGTCTGCCGGCAATGTGATCACCGGCCAGAATCCTGCTTCCGCCGAAGAGGTAGCAAAAATGACACTCAACATGATCAGGCCCACGTATAATGTAGTCAGGAAATAA
- a CDS encoding RagB/SusD family nutrient uptake outer membrane protein: MKNITGITILLISVLLGSCDKLLEVDPQSTITEETYWQNEGDFEPYVTGIYTYMRSFANNTTYGTERGEELVSALNSRFGVAWSQTISPSSGAINYNDWYKAIGHCNLLLEKIKGFAFASNPDTRKRIIAETYSLRAYCYFHLTRIIGDAPLMLQAVVDENVPLLPRSSAADVVKQIRKDLDSAINLFSSMSNFNAKTYPSKYRFAYGSAQALKADVCLWSGKVTGGGDAAFNDAITAINEVEASGVTLNTDFKNVTGVRAGANSEVILAAYYLRDESGTNYALNALPYLLGVQGALNLDSLPWVAAVGNGQGAYQISPKSKALFDAFPNDKRRPYTWITERQSSGPKISWITKYPGTKYPDDRISDNDILIYRLADIFLLKAEAYAALNNTSDAIIYLNKVRARTGNGDYTGATDKVTVEKEILNERGRELFFENKRWFDLVRFHKGGTINVYTYVPNLVGKTTPLFWPLNTTVLANNNQLIQTDGY, encoded by the coding sequence ATGAAAAATATTACAGGAATAACCATCTTGCTCATCAGCGTGCTGCTGGGTAGTTGCGATAAATTGCTGGAGGTAGATCCCCAGTCCACCATTACTGAAGAAACCTATTGGCAGAATGAGGGTGATTTTGAGCCCTACGTTACAGGCATCTATACCTATATGCGCAGCTTTGCCAACAATACCACCTATGGCACAGAAAGGGGAGAAGAATTGGTATCTGCGCTCAACTCCCGCTTTGGCGTAGCCTGGTCACAGACCATTTCCCCCTCTTCGGGCGCCATCAATTACAATGACTGGTACAAGGCCATCGGCCATTGTAACCTGCTGCTGGAAAAAATAAAAGGATTTGCTTTTGCTTCCAATCCTGACACGCGCAAGCGGATCATCGCAGAAACGTATAGCTTGCGTGCCTACTGCTATTTCCATTTAACACGCATTATAGGCGACGCTCCCCTGATGCTGCAGGCGGTGGTAGATGAAAATGTGCCCCTGCTGCCCCGCTCCAGTGCGGCCGATGTGGTGAAGCAGATCAGGAAGGACCTTGATTCTGCTATCAACCTGTTTAGCTCCATGAGCAACTTCAATGCGAAGACCTATCCCTCCAAATACCGTTTTGCTTATGGTTCGGCCCAGGCGCTGAAGGCAGATGTATGCCTGTGGAGTGGTAAAGTAACGGGCGGTGGCGATGCTGCTTTCAATGATGCCATTACAGCCATCAATGAAGTGGAAGCTTCAGGCGTGACCCTCAATACCGATTTTAAAAATGTAACAGGTGTGCGTGCCGGCGCCAATTCTGAAGTAATCCTGGCGGCGTATTACCTGCGTGATGAAAGCGGTACCAACTATGCATTGAATGCATTGCCTTACCTGCTGGGCGTACAGGGAGCTTTGAACCTCGACAGCTTGCCCTGGGTAGCAGCGGTGGGTAATGGACAGGGCGCCTACCAGATCAGCCCCAAATCCAAAGCACTGTTTGATGCCTTTCCCAACGACAAACGCAGACCCTATACCTGGATCACCGAACGGCAAAGCTCCGGCCCTAAAATATCCTGGATCACCAAATATCCAGGCACCAAATACCCTGATGACCGCATCTCTGATAATGACATCCTTATTTACCGGCTGGCTGATATTTTCCTGCTGAAAGCAGAAGCCTATGCCGCCTTGAATAATACCAGCGATGCCATTATTTATCTAAACAAAGTACGGGCACGTACAGGCAATGGCGATTACACAGGCGCCACGGATAAAGTGACCGTAGAGAAAGAAATACTGAATGAAAGAGGCCGTGAACTGTTCTTTGAGAACAAACGGTGGTTTGACCTGGTGCGCTTTCATAAAGGCGGCACGATCAACGTATATACCTATGTGCCCAACCTGGTGGGGAAAACTACGCCTTTGTTCTGGCCACTGAATACGACGGTATTGGCCAATAACAATCAACTTATTCAAACTGACGGGTACTAA
- a CDS encoding SusC/RagA family TonB-linked outer membrane protein: MKKLISCLTLGCWLMLSLVATAQDTELVVTGTVTRAGSSEKLSNVTVSLKGTSRATATDANGQYSLKVNDPRGILVFTYVGFGEKESSINGRSRIDMVLDAANTTLTDIVVVGYAQQSRTKITAAVSKLNPEELKNTSNPNPVQAMQGKIAGVSIPIGTGQPGAGAPNIIIRGGTKLNAYGSGLGNANGNPLGATDGTSPLVIIDGVFRSLNDINPDNIESLQVMKDAASTAPYGAQGANGVIVVKTKGGKFNSKMGLTINHRTTWETPARDYKYLNADQYLPLARTTVKNTFDGLDKNNLLNNGGFSAGTRVYTAKGQYGNSINLTALYDNIVAIEGQAYVDNLLAHGYKTMDDPINPGTKLLYADNHYQDMIWVTGLTNNTNVSIDGGSEKASYNMSAGYTNQEGSFVGTRYKRYDVLGNFSFKATENFRIDAMINYQNVLPNFVDAYQNELVRGTRITPLIRIYKDDGNPTPGELYTVRNRFHTLKYDDFRVNTERLISRVAGDLTIMKGLHWKPAFSYAIQDYRELFMRKATPSNEIQPSTQRQKNEYTDNMRDLMTDQILQYDFNVGGDHQFMVLGGFNFRKVTNSIISIGSQRANNDYIYTIVEPATTVIGGVVTSNVTNFATTLKEQRSVSFFGQFAYDYNNKYLLGGSLRYDGFSNFAPGNRYATFPSLSAGWNIHKENFWKVKPVSSLKLRASWGTSGLSGLELVDTYGGYGATQYAVGSGVLRTNLSNPNLVWESTETTDLALDAGFLQDRLTFSIDFYNKLTKDRLASKPLPSEAPFPSITYNNGVLQNKGVEIELGGTVIRSRSFTWRANISFAYNKTLVKELPGNGRAKNRQGGDVVYDPVSKQNIEAGGFAEGERPYGLWAYKVLGVFATEAEAAAWNATTKDNLASPSGIAVKKHAGDFNFADINADGVIDSRDQVFMGYRTPDKIGGMQNTFTYKGISLRIAVDYALGHLISNGALARSLGTGRAFNEGAPAEALGGDIWQKEGDAGKKYARFSFADFDFGQRNYLRGATLGVNQSYSSDVSVMIEKGDFLAFREIALSYDVPKAILKKIRATNLNVFASVFNLGYITKYKGLNPESYAGFDPGGYPRPRQFSLGATLKF; the protein is encoded by the coding sequence ATGAAAAAACTGATCTCCTGCCTCACACTGGGCTGCTGGTTAATGCTCTCTTTAGTGGCAACCGCCCAGGATACTGAACTGGTGGTGACGGGCACCGTTACCAGGGCTGGCTCTTCCGAAAAATTGTCCAACGTTACGGTCTCCCTTAAAGGTACATCCCGGGCTACAGCAACGGATGCCAACGGACAATATTCCTTAAAAGTAAATGATCCCAGGGGCATATTGGTATTTACCTATGTGGGCTTCGGGGAAAAAGAATCTTCCATCAATGGCCGCAGCCGCATCGATATGGTACTGGATGCTGCCAATACCACCCTTACGGATATCGTGGTAGTCGGATATGCACAGCAATCTAGGACCAAGATCACCGCCGCGGTATCGAAGCTCAATCCTGAAGAGTTGAAAAATACCTCCAACCCCAATCCCGTGCAGGCCATGCAGGGAAAGATCGCCGGGGTATCCATTCCAATAGGTACGGGGCAGCCGGGCGCCGGGGCTCCCAATATCATTATCCGTGGCGGCACCAAACTCAATGCCTATGGTTCGGGCCTGGGCAACGCAAATGGTAATCCATTGGGCGCTACTGATGGCACCAGTCCGCTGGTGATCATCGATGGGGTGTTCAGGTCATTGAATGATATCAACCCCGATAATATAGAGTCGCTGCAGGTGATGAAAGATGCGGCTTCTACGGCGCCTTATGGAGCGCAGGGCGCCAATGGTGTTATTGTGGTGAAAACAAAAGGCGGCAAGTTCAACAGCAAGATGGGCCTCACGATCAATCACCGTACCACCTGGGAAACACCCGCCCGTGATTATAAATACCTCAACGCCGATCAGTACCTGCCGCTGGCACGTACCACGGTGAAAAATACATTTGATGGGCTGGATAAGAACAACCTGCTCAACAATGGCGGCTTTTCTGCCGGCACCCGGGTGTACACGGCCAAAGGACAGTATGGTAATAGTATTAACCTTACAGCGCTCTATGATAATATAGTAGCTATCGAGGGACAAGCCTATGTTGACAACCTGCTGGCCCACGGTTATAAAACGATGGATGATCCTATTAATCCCGGTACCAAACTGCTCTATGCGGATAACCATTACCAGGATATGATCTGGGTAACGGGACTTACCAATAATACCAATGTGTCGATCGATGGGGGCAGTGAAAAAGCCAGCTACAATATGAGCGCCGGTTATACCAACCAGGAAGGCAGTTTTGTAGGCACCCGCTATAAGCGCTACGATGTACTGGGCAATTTCAGTTTCAAAGCAACGGAGAATTTCCGCATCGACGCCATGATCAATTACCAGAATGTGCTGCCCAACTTTGTAGATGCTTACCAGAATGAACTGGTGCGCGGCACACGCATCACACCGCTCATCCGTATCTATAAGGATGATGGCAATCCCACACCGGGCGAACTATACACCGTGCGCAACCGCTTCCATACGCTGAAGTATGATGATTTCCGGGTGAATACGGAGCGACTGATCAGCCGGGTGGCCGGTGACCTTACCATTATGAAGGGCCTGCACTGGAAACCTGCTTTCTCTTATGCGATCCAGGATTACCGGGAGTTGTTCATGCGCAAGGCTACACCTTCCAATGAAATACAACCTTCTACTCAACGGCAGAAGAACGAATACACGGATAATATGCGTGACCTGATGACGGATCAGATCCTGCAATATGATTTCAATGTGGGCGGTGATCACCAGTTCATGGTGCTGGGTGGTTTCAACTTCCGCAAGGTGACGAACAGTATTATCAGCATTGGTTCACAAAGAGCCAACAACGATTATATCTATACCATTGTAGAGCCGGCCACTACGGTGATCGGCGGTGTGGTAACTTCCAATGTTACCAATTTTGCCACCACGCTGAAAGAACAACGTTCAGTGAGCTTCTTTGGCCAGTTTGCTTATGATTACAACAATAAGTATTTGCTGGGTGGTTCACTGCGCTATGATGGTTTTTCCAACTTTGCACCGGGCAACCGGTATGCTACCTTCCCGTCCCTCTCGGCGGGTTGGAACATCCACAAAGAAAACTTCTGGAAGGTGAAACCGGTAAGCTCCCTGAAATTACGGGCCAGCTGGGGTACGAGTGGATTGAGCGGACTTGAGCTGGTTGATACCTATGGCGGTTATGGTGCTACGCAATATGCAGTAGGCTCCGGCGTGCTCCGTACCAACCTTTCCAATCCCAACCTGGTATGGGAAAGCACGGAAACCACGGACCTGGCGCTGGATGCGGGTTTCTTACAAGACCGGTTGACCTTCTCCATCGATTTTTATAATAAACTCACCAAAGACAGGCTGGCTTCCAAACCGCTGCCTTCCGAAGCGCCCTTCCCTTCCATTACCTACAACAATGGGGTATTGCAGAACAAAGGAGTAGAAATAGAACTGGGCGGTACAGTGATCCGCTCCCGGTCATTTACCTGGAGGGCCAATATCTCTTTTGCATACAACAAAACCCTTGTGAAGGAACTGCCTGGCAATGGCCGGGCCAAGAACCGCCAGGGTGGTGATGTAGTATATGATCCTGTTTCCAAACAAAACATAGAAGCCGGCGGCTTTGCTGAAGGGGAACGTCCTTATGGTCTGTGGGCTTACAAGGTACTTGGTGTATTTGCTACGGAAGCGGAAGCTGCTGCCTGGAATGCGACTACCAAAGATAACCTGGCCTCACCCTCTGGCATAGCTGTAAAGAAACATGCCGGTGATTTCAACTTTGCCGATATCAACGCTGATGGCGTCATTGATAGCAGGGACCAGGTATTTATGGGATACCGCACACCCGATAAGATAGGCGGTATGCAGAACACCTTTACCTATAAAGGTATTTCCCTGCGCATCGCTGTTGACTACGCCCTCGGTCACCTCATCAGCAATGGTGCGCTGGCACGCTCACTGGGTACAGGCCGGGCCTTCAACGAAGGAGCGCCTGCAGAAGCACTGGGCGGCGATATCTGGCAGAAGGAAGGCGATGCCGGTAAAAAATATGCGCGTTTCTCTTTTGCTGATTTTGATTTTGGCCAGCGCAATTATCTCCGTGGCGCTACGCTGGGTGTTAACCAGTCTTATTCTTCCGATGTATCGGTGATGATCGAGAAAGGTGATTTCCTGGCTTTCCGGGAGATAGCGCTTTCCTATGATGTGCCTAAAGCGATCCTGAAGAAAATACGCGCAACCAATTTGAATGTATTTGCCAGCGTGTTCAACCTCGGGTACATCACCAAATACAAAGGACTGAACCCGGAGAGCTATGCGGGCTTTGATCCCGGTGGGTATCCCAGACCGAGACAGTTTTCGCTGGGCGCGACGTTGAAATTTTAG
- a CDS encoding sialidase family protein produces the protein MKKKPFLWRPCYASLLLVALAFASSCTRHVTPVPAEPLTAAADEELATNAAAAAAPYHNTMVLFNGGSEGYHSYRIPSIVRANSGTLIAFAEGRMADNKDYGNINLVFKRSTNNGSTWSALGEVVGVGPGTWGNPTAVVDRNTGRIWLWMSWNSGTTNQGGTDGYDPIDTWGERKVYVSWSDDDGVTWATPVDKTSSLLPPGFAWDAMGPGAGLQTSNAHAGRLIIPANRRNIYSDDHGATWHYQLVPSGSGEPTIIELMDGTLMRNDRPGTAQFETAKRRWISKGSIENGFSAFAPHDVLLDPKCEGSVLRYTGEPSRIFFLNPASTERRCKMRIRVSYDEGVTWPISRRTHDWLTDEETCDQGKGGYSSMAKTADYAVGALIEINEDVSNNATSHRSIEFHKFNLPWILNGATEP, from the coding sequence ATGAAAAAGAAACCTTTCTTATGGAGGCCCTGCTATGCCTCGCTGTTACTGGTAGCCCTGGCTTTCGCCAGCTCCTGCACCCGGCATGTAACCCCTGTTCCTGCTGAACCGCTCACCGCCGCCGCTGATGAAGAACTGGCCACCAATGCCGCCGCAGCTGCCGCTCCTTATCACAACACCATGGTACTGTTTAATGGCGGCTCGGAAGGGTATCACTCCTATCGCATCCCATCCATCGTGCGCGCCAACAGCGGCACGCTCATCGCTTTTGCCGAAGGCCGCATGGCCGACAACAAGGATTATGGTAATATCAACCTGGTATTCAAGCGCTCGACCAACAATGGCAGCACCTGGAGCGCCCTGGGGGAAGTAGTGGGCGTAGGCCCCGGTACCTGGGGCAACCCCACAGCTGTGGTAGACCGCAACACCGGGCGGATATGGCTGTGGATGTCCTGGAACTCCGGCACCACCAACCAGGGAGGCACTGACGGCTATGACCCTATCGACACCTGGGGCGAACGCAAAGTGTATGTTTCCTGGAGTGATGACGATGGCGTTACCTGGGCTACCCCGGTCGACAAGACCAGTTCCCTGCTGCCGCCCGGCTTTGCCTGGGATGCCATGGGCCCCGGTGCAGGACTGCAAACCAGCAATGCCCACGCTGGCCGCCTGATCATTCCCGCCAACCGGAGAAACATTTACAGTGATGACCATGGCGCCACCTGGCATTACCAACTGGTGCCCAGCGGATCGGGCGAACCTACGATCATCGAGTTGATGGATGGCACGCTCATGCGCAATGACCGGCCCGGCACAGCACAATTTGAAACGGCCAAAAGACGCTGGATATCCAAAGGCAGCATCGAAAATGGCTTCAGCGCTTTTGCCCCGCACGATGTACTGCTGGATCCCAAATGCGAAGGCTCGGTATTGCGGTACACCGGCGAGCCCAGCCGTATCTTCTTCCTCAACCCGGCCAGCACAGAAAGAAGGTGCAAGATGCGCATCCGCGTCAGCTATGATGAAGGAGTTACCTGGCCCATCAGCCGGAGAACACACGACTGGCTCACGGATGAAGAAACCTGCGACCAGGGCAAAGGCGGCTATTCCAGCATGGCCAAAACGGCTGACTATGCCGTAGGTGCCCTGATCGAGATCAATGAAGATGTGAGCAACAACGCCACCAGCCACCGTTCTATTGAATTCCACAAGTTCAACCTGCCCTGGATATTGAATGGAGCTACGGAACCGTAA
- a CDS encoding type 2 periplasmic-binding domain-containing protein has protein sequence MRIILPILLLCSTLALAQDDEFRDFRNKKDNFSKMQQKDIRAELASFLMAGIDESITKLPLKSVPVKSYGSNYMTWANDQIQVTIKTGIFDPSKHKIMLEEKHVVKVDGKPYYGNYGEMPRVTIESITVMMGKDTVVIPPSAYFDLYEPSFFYQDKDGSSKTRNGVFISNDGRSYYIYLLNTAYKGNEYTWVIQDKKYLRRVVDFDVLK, from the coding sequence ATGCGTATCATACTGCCGATATTACTCCTTTGCAGCACCCTTGCCCTGGCACAGGATGATGAGTTCCGCGATTTCCGCAACAAGAAGGACAACTTTTCAAAAATGCAGCAAAAGGATATCCGGGCCGAACTGGCTTCTTTCCTCATGGCCGGTATCGATGAAAGCATTACCAAATTGCCCCTGAAATCAGTACCCGTCAAATCGTATGGAAGTAATTATATGACCTGGGCCAACGACCAGATACAGGTGACGATCAAAACCGGCATATTTGATCCGTCCAAACACAAGATCATGCTGGAAGAAAAGCATGTAGTGAAAGTGGATGGCAAGCCCTACTATGGCAATTATGGAGAGATGCCCCGCGTGACCATCGAATCCATCACGGTCATGATGGGCAAGGATACGGTAGTGATTCCCCCCTCCGCTTATTTTGACCTCTATGAACCCAGCTTTTTTTACCAGGACAAGGACGGCAGTTCCAAAACCCGCAATGGCGTTTTCATTTCCAATGACGGACGCTCTTATTATATCTACCTCTTGAATACGGCGTATAAAGGCAATGAATATACCTGGGTCATCCAGGACAAAAAATACCTGCGCCGGGTAGTGGATTTTGATGTATTGAAGTAA
- a CDS encoding GntR family transcriptional regulator — protein sequence MKSFSINANHIPSKIKQIVHAVSMAIDNGGLKPHSKLPSINDFSKTYHYGRDTVEKAYRELIEEGYVYAVAAKGYYVVGRKDKKLKVLLIFNKLSSYKKIIYYSFIETLQDKAVVDLQVHHYDIRRLEEILEANMGKYHYYVIMPHFFHKTSKKSYLKVLKSIPPSQLMIMDKYVPELGKHHMTVYQDFKQDIHDVLESSVKLLKKYQRIIIVFPLQSNHPRDIVDGCYEFCQQHGKDFAVISSLDKELPQAGTVYIVTAESDLAQLIKKSKEADLQTGKNVGIISFNETVLKELLEITVVTTDFEGMGSTAAQMLLNKEVKQVKNPFRMIVRKSL from the coding sequence ATGAAGTCTTTCAGCATTAATGCCAATCATATACCCAGTAAGATCAAGCAGATCGTTCATGCCGTATCTATGGCCATCGACAATGGCGGCCTGAAGCCCCATAGTAAGTTACCGAGCATTAATGACTTTAGTAAGACCTATCATTACGGCCGTGATACGGTAGAAAAAGCTTACCGTGAACTGATCGAAGAAGGCTATGTGTATGCCGTGGCAGCCAAAGGCTATTATGTAGTGGGCAGAAAGGACAAAAAGCTGAAGGTGCTACTGATCTTCAACAAGCTCAGCTCTTATAAGAAGATCATTTATTATAGTTTTATTGAAACCCTGCAGGACAAAGCAGTGGTAGACCTGCAGGTGCATCATTATGATATACGCCGGCTGGAAGAAATACTGGAAGCCAATATGGGCAAGTACCACTACTATGTGATCATGCCTCATTTCTTTCACAAGACGAGTAAGAAGAGCTACCTGAAAGTATTAAAGTCCATTCCCCCCTCGCAGTTAATGATCATGGATAAATATGTGCCGGAATTGGGCAAACACCATATGACGGTGTACCAGGATTTCAAACAGGATATTCATGATGTACTGGAATCATCCGTCAAGCTGCTGAAGAAATACCAGCGCATCATCATCGTGTTTCCCCTGCAAAGCAACCACCCCCGCGACATTGTGGATGGCTGTTATGAGTTTTGCCAGCAGCACGGAAAGGATTTTGCGGTGATCTCCAGCCTCGATAAAGAATTGCCACAGGCAGGCACCGTCTACATCGTTACCGCCGAATCGGACCTGGCACAACTGATCAAAAAATCAAAGGAAGCCGATCTTCAAACCGGCAAGAACGTAGGTATCATTTCCTTTAATGAGACGGTGCTTAAAGAGCTGCTGGAGATCACGGTGGTCACCACCGATTTTGAGGGCATGGGTAGCACCGCTGCCCAGATGCTGCTCAACAAAGAGGTGAAGCAGGTGAAGAACCCCTTCCGGATGATCGTACGCAAATCATTATAA